The Carnobacterium divergens nucleotide sequence CGAAAGCAATTAAAAAAATGTTTTAATTGGTAACTTTCTGCTACATATAAAATTGAAGCCGTACGCTTGCCGGTTAGAATATGAAAGACTGATAGCGGTTTTTTTGCTTCTTTTCTTGAAAATAAACTTAAGAAGAGGTACTCTAAATAAAGTGATGATTCCAATCGACTCATTCCTTCCAAGTAAAATAAAAAGAGGTTAAACTATGTACTACACAAAAGTGGATCAAGAAAAATGCATTGCTTGCGGCTTGTGCCAAATTAAAGCACCCCAAGTATTTAATTATAATGAAGAAGGAATTGCTTATACAATTTCAGATAACAACAAAGGGATTCTCCCTTTACCTACCGACGTAATCCCCCATTTTAAAGAAGCTTATCAAGCTTGCCCAACTGGTGCGATCGTCAGAAGGACCACTCCGTTTTCTATAGAGTAATGCTTAGATCCTAGAAATACAGTAGAATGATACGTTGGGTTCTTTGTATCTTTAAACTTCATAAAAATAGAAATGTTGTTAAATCGATTAAATTTAACAACATTTCTTTAGTATATTAATAGTTTCGTAATTGATTTCTTAAAATCCATGGTTTTAATTTTGCAAATAATCCAATAAAAACAATTCCTACCACTAATCCTTTTAAAATATTAAAAGGCAATACGCCATACAATACTATTTCTTTCACAGGACCTAAATTAAAGCCCATGATTTTAATGTACAACGGTGTAATGACAAACCAGTTTGCAATTGATAAAACCGTGGTTAAAGAGACGGTTCCAACAATATTCGCCATCACGAGCGTTTTCATATCGTAACGTTGTTGCTTTGTAATAATAAAATAAATTGGTAGTCCATAGGCTAAACTCGCAATAAAGCTTGCAATATCGCCAATTGGATACCCCATATCGCCACCTGTTTGAATATAGTGAAGGACGGTTCTAATTAACGCCACTAGTACACCTCCAACAGGTCCGTATAAAAACATCCCCATCAAAACTGGCACATCACTAAACTCGACTTTCATAAAACTGGCACTTGGTAAGATTGGAAAAGCAAAAAACATCAGCACAAAGGCGATTGCTCCTAGCATTGCGATTCCGACTAACCTTTTGGTATTACTGGTTTTCATAAAAAATCCTCCTAAAAGGATTCATCTAGAGCGATTATGGAATATTCGAGAAAAATAAAAAACCCGCCTAACTTTTTCTTCAGAAAAAAAGTTAAACAGAGCCATTGAATTCACTCAAATAAGCCCCATCTTCTTTATCCAGACTTTACTGTCGGTATTGGAATTACACCAATTCAACCAATTGTCGAAACAATCAGTTCGTGGACTTTACCACCGGTCGGGAATTTCACCCTGCCCCTGAAGACGAATCATTATATTATTTTGTACACTCTCATGTACAACTAATAGTATACACAAATTTCATTTAATAAGCAATAGATATGCTAACAAATAGTAAGCAAAAAAACAATTCCTATAAAATAGGAATTGTTTTTTATTCATGTTTGTCTTGCTCATCCAAGTAAGGCAAATGAATGATAAAACGTGTCTTTGTATTAACTTCGCTTTGAACTTCCATATAGCCGTCATGTTCTTCAACGATATTTTTAACGATTGATAAGCCAATTCCAGTTCCTGTTTGATTTTGTTTATTCATCACTCGGGCTTTATCAGCTTTGTAGAAACGTTCAAAAATAAATGGTAAATCTTGTTTTGAAATTCCAGTTCCGTTATCAATAATTTCAATTAACAATTCGTCCATCACTTCATCTAAATGAATCGATAATTTCACATATCGAATTCCATCTGTTGGTTCAGCTAAACTGGTATGGCGAATAGCATTATTGATTAAATTAAATAAAACTTGGTTCATTTTATCTTCATCCATCCAATAACTCGTCATATCATCTTGAATCTCTAGGTCTAGCCGAACCTGATTGGATTCTGCTAATTGACCAAATCGAGTTAAAAGATCTTTGAAAAATTCATGTAAATCCACTTCGGTTTTTGTTAACTCAATATAACCTGCTTCCATTCTCGAAAGATCTAACATCTCGTTAACCATCCGGCTCATTCGTTCAGATTCTTCCCAGATAATTTTTGCCATTTCATGTTTTTCTTCATTCGTTTCAGCAACATCGTCTAATATTGCTTCACTATAGCCTCTTATCATCACTAAAGGCGTTCTTAATTCATGAGACACATTGTTAATAAAATCCACTCTCATCGTATCCAAACGACGTTCTTTTGTCATGTTTTGAATCGTTATCAGCACACCACGAACAATATAAGGAGCTTCACTGAAAAGCGGCACCAAGTTTAAATTGAAATACGCATCATCAATCTCTAATTCAAAACTCAACCCGTTTCTTTTTTCGATTACTTCATCAATTTTCCCATCTAACACATACGGAAGAATCTCACTTTCATGATATTGACCGTTTAACCGCCAACGGCTTAAAAAATCATCCCCTGTTAGATTAGAAGTTAAAAGCGTTTTATCTCGATTGTAATACAAGATCCCCGTCGTCATAGAAGACACAATGTGCGCCAATAATTCTTTTTCTTGTTTGGTAGACATTCCAATGGCTTCTAAAGATTTTCCCATTTTATTCATCGCTAGTGCTAACTGTGACAGTTCATCTTTAGAGTTGACAGGCACTTGATGTGAAAAATCATTTTTTGCGTATTCAAAAGCAACATCCCGCATATTGGCTAGCGGAGTTCCAATTCTATATTTAAGGAATTGATAAAACAACACTGATAAAATAAGAAGCATCACAAAAATAAAAGCTGTCCACTCCGTCATTTTTTTAGCTATTTTTGTTAAAAAAGATAAATCACCATATGAATACAGAACCCCCCGCTTGCCATCGTGTTCAAAGAAATTTACTTTTAGAATAAACGAACCATTTTTATTCTCTTCGTTGCTTTCCTCTTTTAACAACACGCTGTCTTTGCCAGAATGAATAATTTCTTTGACATCTTTACGATTCAATAATTGTGTCAAATAATTTTTAGGGAGTTCATTGTAGAAATCATTGTAAAAGACCGCTTTTTGATCGTCATATTCAAGATAAAAAAATAAATGTGAATCATAAGAAGTAAATTTATCTGTATTTTCTAAAACAAAAAGCGGATCAGTGATTACCCGCTTTTCAATACTTTTTATTGAGTCTTTAAAATCACTTAAATAGATTTCTTGAACATGTTTTTGATAGATATATGAATAAATTACTGTACTAGAAATCAAACAGAATGCAACAATCGCCATCGTGACTAACCATGTTCGAAATACAATACTATTTAGTTTAGTCATTCGCTTGTTACTCCTTATTTTCGTAATGAGAATTAAACTTATAACCTAATCCCCAAACAGTAACGATCATTTTAGCGGCTACTTCTGATTGTTGTGCTAGTTTTTCACGCAACCGTTTCACATGGGTATCCACTGTTCTTAAATCACCAAAAAACTCATATTTCCAAACTTCTCTAAGCAATTGCTCTCTGCCAAAAATTTGATCCGGCGCTTGGGCTAAATAAAGAAGTAAGTCGTATTCTTTTGGTGTTAAATTGACTGGCTTTCCATCTGATAAAACCCGATGTGCTTGATTGTCAATTTCTAAATGAGGAAAAACAATTAAGTCTGGATTTTCTTGTTTTTTAGGTTTTGCCAGTTGTGTTCGTTTCAAAATCGCTGCTACTCGCAAGACAACTTCTCTTGGACTAAATGGCTTTACAATATAATCATCTGCTCCAACTTCAAAACCTTGAACACGATTGGTTTCTTCACCTTTTGCTGTCAACATCATAATAGGGGTTTCTTTTTTTTCACGCAGTTGTTTAGCAACTTCAATACCATCCATTTTAGGTAGCATCAAGTCAAGTAAAATTAAGTCATAATCATTTTCAAGCGCTAGAAAAAGAGCATCTTCTCCATTGTCTGTTTCAGTAATGATAAAGTTTTCTCGCTCTAAATACATTCTTAATAAACGACGAATTCGATCTTCATCATCAACAACTAGTATATTTATTGCATCATTATTCATTTGGTAAACACCTCTTTCTCCAACTCCATCTAAAAATCGTTATTATATCATTAATTATACACAACAACTGTTTCATTTATCAACCAAAAAGGGTTTTATCTTATTTTTTCTTTTGTTGACTTTCTTTAGCAAGAACGCGAAGTTGGTTCACTTCAAAGCCTTTTAATTCACGCCATTCTCCTGGTTTTAATCCTTCCAAAGTCAAACCGCCGTATGTTTCACGTTTTAATTTTTGAACGGGATGGTTAATCGCCATAAACATATTTTTAACTTGATGATTACGTCCTTCAAAGATTGTAATTTCAACAATTGACGTTTGTTTTACTTTATCCACTGAAATAATTCTAGTCTGTGCTGGAGATGTTTTTTTACCGTCAATGACAATTCCCTTGTCTAATTTACGCGTGTCTGTCGGATAAATAACACCTTTTACTTTAGCCACATACGTTTTTGCAACGTGGTATTTAGGATGCATTAACATTTGAGAAAGTTCTCCGTCATTTGTCATCAGCAATAATCCCGTTGTGTCATAGTCTAAACGGCCAACCGGATAAATACGTTGTTTTACAGAACCAAAAAAGTCCGT carries:
- a CDS encoding ferredoxin; this encodes MYYTKVDQEKCIACGLCQIKAPQVFNYNEEGIAYTISDNNKGILPLPTDVIPHFKEAYQACPTGAIVRRTTPFSIE
- a CDS encoding ECF transporter S component, whose product is MKTSNTKRLVGIAMLGAIAFVLMFFAFPILPSASFMKVEFSDVPVLMGMFLYGPVGGVLVALIRTVLHYIQTGGDMGYPIGDIASFIASLAYGLPIYFIITKQQRYDMKTLVMANIVGTVSLTTVLSIANWFVITPLYIKIMGFNLGPVKEIVLYGVLPFNILKGLVVGIVFIGLFAKLKPWILRNQLRNY
- a CDS encoding ATP-binding protein — protein: MTKLNSIVFRTWLVTMAIVAFCLISSTVIYSYIYQKHVQEIYLSDFKDSIKSIEKRVITDPLFVLENTDKFTSYDSHLFFYLEYDDQKAVFYNDFYNELPKNYLTQLLNRKDVKEIIHSGKDSVLLKEESNEENKNGSFILKVNFFEHDGKRGVLYSYGDLSFLTKIAKKMTEWTAFIFVMLLILSVLFYQFLKYRIGTPLANMRDVAFEYAKNDFSHQVPVNSKDELSQLALAMNKMGKSLEAIGMSTKQEKELLAHIVSSMTTGILYYNRDKTLLTSNLTGDDFLSRWRLNGQYHESEILPYVLDGKIDEVIEKRNGLSFELEIDDAYFNLNLVPLFSEAPYIVRGVLITIQNMTKERRLDTMRVDFINNVSHELRTPLVMIRGYSEAILDDVAETNEEKHEMAKIIWEESERMSRMVNEMLDLSRMEAGYIELTKTEVDLHEFFKDLLTRFGQLAESNQVRLDLEIQDDMTSYWMDEDKMNQVLFNLINNAIRHTSLAEPTDGIRYVKLSIHLDEVMDELLIEIIDNGTGISKQDLPFIFERFYKADKARVMNKQNQTGTGIGLSIVKNIVEEHDGYMEVQSEVNTKTRFIIHLPYLDEQDKHE
- a CDS encoding response regulator transcription factor, whose amino-acid sequence is MNNDAINILVVDDEDRIRRLLRMYLERENFIITETDNGEDALFLALENDYDLILLDLMLPKMDGIEVAKQLREKKETPIMMLTAKGEETNRVQGFEVGADDYIVKPFSPREVVLRVAAILKRTQLAKPKKQENPDLIVFPHLEIDNQAHRVLSDGKPVNLTPKEYDLLLYLAQAPDQIFGREQLLREVWKYEFFGDLRTVDTHVKRLREKLAQQSEVAAKMIVTVWGLGYKFNSHYENKE
- a CDS encoding pseudouridine synthase translates to MERLQKVMAHAGVASRRKAEELIAKGHVRVNGKVVTDMGVQVGNSDNIEVDGVPIDREEPVYFLLYKPRNVISAVSDDKDRPVVTDFFGSVKQRIYPVGRLDYDTTGLLLMTNDGELSQMLMHPKYHVAKTYVAKVKGVIYPTDTRKLDKGIVIDGKKTSPAQTRIISVDKVKQTSIVEITIFEGRNHQVKNMFMAINHPVQKLKRETYGGLTLEGLKPGEWRELKGFEVNQLRVLAKESQQKKK